The sequence CCTGCCAGGCCGGCACGAGAACTGACCGATGAGGAAGTTAAAAGAATAAAAAAGTCGGCAATGAATTATATCGACTACATGAAGGATTACCAGACTTAATATTTTTAGTAAAGTCATAGAAAACAGGAATTCTTTCGTTGAATAGATCTGTTATAGCCTTTTTCTTATTATTGACCCTTGCGCTGCCGGTTCCCCATGCCTTTTCCTCGACAAACCAATATGGAGAGACGGGGCTTCTTTCCGTAGCTTCTTGTGAAACCATTGGTAACGGGAACCTTTGCCTTGGCCTTTGGGGAAACCTCTCCAAAGATAAAGATGGCGGCAAAAATAGTCTGATGCCTGCCTCTCTGACTTTCGGCATGTCAAAAGACCTCGAAATAAATATTTCTTATCCGAGCCTTCTTTTTAACAGCGATACGAATAATGATCCCAGGGGATACACAAACATAGGATTTAAACAGCGGATTTTTGGCACTAACCGGTCCAGCTATAAGCTCGCTATTTCAGGAGCAATGCTTAAACCGCAATCCACTGATCCCGATAAATCGGGTAAAACGGACTATGAAGGTAAACTCCTTTTGGGGGTGAGAGGAAAGTATGTAAAACTTCATCTGAATATGGGGTATCATGAAGCGGATACATTAACTTACGAAAATGAAACCTTTGTCAATGGCGCACTCGATACTTCATTTCATCCCAGGTACAGGCTCTTCCTGGAAATGGAATGGCGGTCGGGGCAGGTCCCTGATGAAGATAGTACAATGAGATATACACCGGGATTCCAGGTTTATATTACTCCATACCTGACTTTTACAGGTGGAGTAGATTTTTATCAGAGTGATGCTTTTGCCGAGCAGAGGATTATTGCAGGGATTTCTACATGCGGCGGCCTGGGGGAGTACATTGTACCTGTTCCAAAACCACCGAAGCCAATTATTGCAGAAGTTGAAAAACCAAAAGGTAAGCCGCCTATTCCTCTTTTACCAAAAATGATAACTGCCCGACGTGAAGAGATAGGTGTTGAATTCAGGGCGCCTGTTCCTCTTGCCCCCGTACCTGTTCCCGCTGCCCCTGAGGTTGCCGGTGTAGCTGCTCTTGAGGTACCCCTTACGGGGAAAGAGGAAGCGGTCCTGTTGCCTCCTGTCGCTCTGCCTCCTGCTGTTCCTGCCGGAGTGCCCAGTGTTGATGTCCTTGAGCCGGTTAAGCCGGTTAAAGGGAAAACAATGAGGAAGTTCAGACTTCCCGAACTGATGTTTGACACCAATAGCTGGACTGTCAGGCCTGAATCATTGCAATCCATTGGTCTTATTGCCCGTGAATTGCCCGAAGATAAAGAAAGTTTCTTTCTTAAAATTGAGGGACATACAGATAGTATAGGATCTGCCGTATATAATGAAAAGCTTTCACTGCAAAGGGCTTCTGCCGTTGCCGAGGCGATGATCGGTAAGTATGGTATTCCTCCTGAGAGAGTTTTTATTGAGGGCTACGGCGAAGGAAAGCCTATTGCCGGTAATGAAACTCCAGAGGGAAGGAGCCTTAACCGCAGGGTTGATGTTCTCCTTGTTGTCCCCAATAAATAGAGCCTCCTGAGGAATGATCTGGATGATGCGGTTGTTAACTAAGATAATTTTTTTTATCTCCCTCCTGATAATACCTCTTTTTTGCATTACTCCCTCTCTGTTTGCGGAGGAAAAAGAAGAAGGCATTGATGCGTTAAATAAAGCAATTAAAAATGGCAATGTCGTAGGCAGTGTGTATTTCGCTTTAAGAGAGGCCGAACTTGATACGAGGGCGATGAAAAAACTCGATAAGGTTGCCCGGTCTCTGATTGCGCTAAAAGGCCATTTTATTGTCAGGCTTGAAGGTTATGCTGAATCTTCCCGCGAGAAGAAATCGGCTATACTCCTTTCGATTCAAAGAGCCCAGTCTGTTAAGCTCTATCTGTCAGGAAAGTATCCCGAGTTGAAAGTAGCTTTCTATATGACCGGTTTCGGTCAAACAAGGCCCTTTGTTGCGGAGGAGGGGACTTCTATTGAAACGATAAGAAAGAAGGAAAGAAGAGTTGATATCGTTGTTTATTCGGGAGGAAGCTTTTTTGAAGAACCCCAGGAAATGAAAGTTGTTTCCAGAATTGGTTCTGCTGGAGCAACGGCCGTTGCAAAGCTGGTTTCTCCACTGGATAGTTTTACCCTTACCCCTCCGGTGGACGTCTTATGTGGTGAGGAATTTAGTGTCCAGGTTCAGGCCCTTGATGCGAAGGGTAAAGTTATTGAAAACTATGGCGAAGCAGGCGCTGCAGCTCAGCTGATACTAAGCAGCGCAAGTGAAACAGACAGGATCAATATCGAAGCAAAGAGCTTTGTTAATGGTGTTGCCACTGTTCCTGTAACACATTTGAAATCCGGTGCA is a genomic window of Deltaproteobacteria bacterium containing:
- a CDS encoding OmpA family protein; this encodes MNRSVIAFFLLLTLALPVPHAFSSTNQYGETGLLSVASCETIGNGNLCLGLWGNLSKDKDGGKNSLMPASLTFGMSKDLEINISYPSLLFNSDTNNDPRGYTNIGFKQRIFGTNRSSYKLAISGAMLKPQSTDPDKSGKTDYEGKLLLGVRGKYVKLHLNMGYHEADTLTYENETFVNGALDTSFHPRYRLFLEMEWRSGQVPDEDSTMRYTPGFQVYITPYLTFTGGVDFYQSDAFAEQRIIAGISTCGGLGEYIVPVPKPPKPIIAEVEKPKGKPPIPLLPKMITARREEIGVEFRAPVPLAPVPVPAAPEVAGVAALEVPLTGKEEAVLLPPVALPPAVPAGVPSVDVLEPVKPVKGKTMRKFRLPELMFDTNSWTVRPESLQSIGLIARELPEDKESFFLKIEGHTDSIGSAVYNEKLSLQRASAVAEAMIGKYGIPPERVFIEGYGEGKPIAGNETPEGRSLNRRVDVLLVVPNK